Below is a genomic region from Dechloromonas denitrificans.
CCGGTGTCGGCAAGCCCGACTTTGCTGCGCGCCGCGCAGCGGCCGAGGCACGCTTGAGCCATCCGGTGCGAGGTCCGCAGCCGGTGGTCGGCGATCAGTTGGCCAGCCGTTTTCGGGCTCGGGCCGAAAGCCTGTCGAGTACTGTCGGGCAGGTTGCTGCTCTGGCTGATGTGCCGGCTGCCGTGGCTGCGTTCTTGCAAGCCGGGCAGCTTGGCTGCGCGGCCGTGGCGACCGATGATGTGGCTGCGCTCGCCTGGGCCGGGGCTGGGCTGGACGTTGTCGCCCGTGCTGCGGTCGACGCCGATCCGGTCGGGATTTCCGGCTGTTTTTGTGCGATAGCCGAAACCGGAACGCTGATGCTGCTGTCCAGTCCGCGAACGCCGGCCACGGTCAGTCTGCTGCCGGAAACACACATTGCCCTGGTCCCGGTCGGGCGCATCGTTGCAACGATGGAGGACGCCTTTGCGTTGCTGCGTCGGGAGTCCGCCGGTACGCCGCGTGCGATCAATTTCATCTCCGGGCCGTCACGGACCGGAGATATAGAACAAACCATCGTACTCGGCGCACACGGCCCATGCCGGGTACATCTGATTCTTGTAGAGGAAACACCATGAGCGCCACTTTTGCCGTCCGCGGCGAATATATCCAGCTTGATCAATTGCTCAAGGCGACCGGTATGTGCGAATCGGGCGGTGCCGCCCATGCGGCGATTGCCGAAGGACTGGTTGAAGTCGATGGCGCGGTCGACAGTCGTAAACGGGCTAAATTGCGTCCCGGTCAGACGGTCTGTTTTGCCGGTGAAAGCGTCGTCCTGGTCGCTGAGTAACTTTCTCTCCGCAAAGCGCGACAGGTCCGTACGGGCCTGCCGCTCAGAGGCTATCCTGTGACCAGCTGGCCGGTTGTTTCCAGTTGGTGATCCACTCGGCGAGCGCCTGCATCGGCATCGGACGGGCGATGCCGTAGCCTTGTGCCAGTTGGCAACCCAGCTTGAGCAATGCGTCGCCGTGCTCGATGGTTTCGACGCCTTCGGCAATCACGGTTCGATTGAAGGCTTCGGCGAGGCCGATTACCCCTTTGACGATTGCCAGGTTTTCCTGATCGTGCAGCATGTTGCGAACGAAGGACTGGTCGATTTTCAGCGTGTTGGCCGGCAGATGCTTGAGATAGAGCAGCGAAGAGTAGCCGGTGCCGAAATCGTCCAGGGCAAATGAGACGCCCATGCGCCGACACGCCGCGATGACTTCGGCCACGTGCTCGGTATCGTGCAAAGCAGCAGTTTCGAGAATTTCGAGTTCAATCAGGTGGGCCGGCAGGTCCGGGTAGGCCGATATTTGTCCGGCCAGGCGCTGGGCAAAGTCCGGCAACTGCAGGTGGCGCGGCGAGATGTTGATGCTGATGCTCAACTCGATGCCTTGCGCAAGCCAATCGTTCAGGTCGCGCAGCGCTTGGTCGATGACCCATTCGCCGAGGGCGATCGACAGGTCGGTGCCCTCGATACCGGGCAGGAAATTACCTGGCATGACCAGCCCTTTTTCCGGATGACGCCAACGGATCAGTGCTTCGGCACCCACGACAAGACCGTGCCGCATATCGACCTTGGGCTGGTAGTGCAGTTCGAATTCGCGCTGGAGCAGGGCTTGTCCCAGACGGTCGATGGCTGAGCGTTCGGCACGCGCGGCCAGGTCTTTTTGCGGGTCGAACATGAAATAGCGATTGCCGCCGCTTTGCTTGGCGATGTACATCGCCTGGTCGGCATGGCGCAGCAGCAAGTCGGGATCTGCGCCATCATCCGGGTAGATCGTGATCCCGATACTGGCCGAAATGCGCGCTATTTCGTCATTCAGGATGTAGGGCTGGCTGGTGCTGAAAATGATGCGACGCATCGCTTCGATGCATTCATCGATGCTGCCCAGTTCATTGAGCAAGATGACGAATTCGTCGCCGCCCAGTCGGGCCAGGGTGTCGGTCTGGCGCAACTCGGTTCGCATCCGGTTGGAAAACTCGATCAGCAACTGGTCGCCGGCGGCGTGCCCGAGTTTGTCGTTGACCTGTTTGAAACCATCGAGGTCGAGCAGGCCGACTGCCAGCAGATGCTTGTTGCGCTGCGCCTGGGCAATCGACATGTGCAGTCGGTCGCTGAGCAGGGTGCGGTTCGGCAGGCCGGTCAATGGATCGTAGTGCGCCAGGTGTTCGAGCCGTTGCTCGTGCTCCTTCTGGATCGTGATGTCGGCAAAGATGCCGACATAGTTGTTGAGCGAACCATCCGGGCCGAAGACGGAGGAAATGGTCAGTAATTCGGCATACAACTCGCCGCCCTTTTTCCTGTTCCAGACCTCGCCTTGCCAGTAGCCGTTGGTATTCAGTTCGCTCCACATCGTCCGGTAAAACTCGACATTCTGGTGCGGTGACTTGAGCATGTTCGGGGTGTGGCCAATGACATCGCTGCGGCTGTAGCCGGTGATGGCGCAGAAGGCTTCATTGACGTTGATGATCACATTGTTGGCATCGGTGATCATGATGCCTTCGTGGGTGTGTGAGAAAACGCTGGCAACGAGGCGTAGTTGTTCCGCCGCCTGATGGCGTTCGGAAACATCGAAGCAAGTGCCGAGATAGCCGATGAATTGCCCGTTAACGTCGTGGAAGGGGCGTCCGATGTCGGTGATCCAGCGGTATTCGCCATCGTGACGGCGCAGGCGGTATTCCATCGAAAAATTCTGGCGATGATGAAACGCGCCAAGGTAAATATCGATGCAGCGCTGGATATCGTCCGGATGAACCCCGTCGGCCCAGCCGTCACCCATTTCCTGCTCCATCGTCCGGCCGGTGAACTCCAGCCAGGTGCGGTTGAAATAGTCGCATTTGGCATCCAGCCCGGCTCGCCAGATGAGGGCGGGGAAGCTCTCCAGAACGGACAGGTAAAAGTCGCGCGATGCGGCCAGTTGCCGTTCACTGCGGGCCAGTTCGGCGGTCCGTTCGAGTACGCGGTTTTCCAGTCCGTCCCTGGCCTGGCGCAGGTCGGCATCAGCTTTTTCCCAGCGCCGTGTTGCAATGGTGGCTACGGTTAGTCCGATACCGCCGGTCAGCAGCAGGATCAGGGCGACCATCAGCACACTGTCGCGAACCGCATCGGCATGTTCGGCGATGACGCTGTCGAGGCGGCGTTGCAAGAGCAGGCTCCAGCCGCGGTCGAGGTGTTCGACGAAGCTCAGCCATTCGACGCCGTTTTCGTCGGTCCAGCGACTGAAATGATTCTCGCCCGGCCTTTCCTCGGCGAGCGACAGCATCGGGTGCCGGTAACGGACCAACTGGCTTTCAGGGCCGACCTGATTGGCATCCGTGTGAGCGATCAGTTTGCCCTGGCGGTCGATCAGCAGTCCGACATCGAAGGGGGCGATTTGCTCCGGGCTGACCAGCGCCGACAGTTTGTTGAGCAGGACGACGGCGCCAAGGTGGGCATAAATTTCCCCCTGGGCGTCGAGCAAGGGAATATCCACCACGACGGCCATCTTGCCGTCGGCGCCGATCAGGCTATCGGAAATGGCCGGTTGTTTCGTCTGCTGCGCTTCCTGAAAGTAGGCGCGGTCAGACAAATTGTATTTTTTGAGCGATTTCTGCACGCTGAATGGGTGCGACAGGTAGTGATCGCCGTTCGGCAGCAAAATGAAAACAGCCGAAATACCCCGGCTGTTCTTGAGCAGAATATCGAGCGTCTTGCGTTTGTCGGCTTCCAGGTAGGGCGGGATACCGTTGAGTGTGCGGTCGATGCGGTCGACTGATTCAAGATGGGCAAATTGCCGGAGCTGTGCCGTATAGCCGAGCACGGCACGGGCTTCATCGATCTTGTCCTGCATCGCCTCGGCAATGGCGTGAACCAGTGCCTTGTGCTCGATTGGCCAGCGTTCGACCGCCAGTTTCCTGTGCGAGTGCTCAAGAAAAATGGCAATCGTGACCAGCGCGATAAGCGCAGGCAATACGAACGAAAGCAGAATCTTCTGCTTTTGTGTCATCAATCCTCCGGGTGTGGTCGGTAATATTTTTTACCTTGTGGAGGAAATGATAAATCAATTCACCGCTTCTTGTTTTGATGTGCCCTAGGCTTTTGAAACACTGTGTCTTTGGCGTGCGTTTGAATTTGTATTGGTCTTGTAAATATTCATCAAGTAAGGCTTTTGCTTGCTTTTGAGTCGCATTGTTTCGATAGGGTGATTTCTGGTGAATAAAAAGGGCGGGAGATAAAACTCCCGCCCTTCAGACTGCTGACAAAGCCTCCAAGCGATTGGGGGCTTTATTTTTTATAATTGCTTAAGGCAGCATGAACGATGCTTTTTCCCTGACGCGAATGTCCTTGTCTTCCTGCGCCACGATCTCGAAGTGAATCTGGTTGGCGCCCTTCTTGCCAGCCTCCGGCGCGGTACGAACGACGGTCATGAAGGATTGCAATGTCGCGGCCGGTACTTCGACTTCATTGGCGCCATCGATTTCGATCTCAGGGAGACCGTCGACCGTAACTTTGTAGCGATGCGCCTGTTCTTCTGTATTCATGATCTGCAATGTGAATACATTCTCGATGCGGCCGTCGTCCGCTTCGCGGGCGAGACTTGAGCGGTCGCGGATAATGTCGACCTTGAGCGGGATGCGATGCACCAGGAACCAGGCGCTCAAGCCGGTGATCAGCGCCAGGATGGCGGTGTACAGCAGGATGCGCGGACGGATGATGTGGCTGAAAATATCCTTGCGCGTCATGTGCTTGGCCATGGCGTTTTCGGTCGAGTAGCGCACCAGACCTCGCGGCAGACCGACTTTGTCCATCACCTGATCGCAAACGTCGATACAGGCGGCGCAGCCGATGCACTCGTACTGCAGGCCGTTCCGGATGTCGATGCCGGTCGGGCAGACGACAACGCACTGGCCGCAATCGACGCAGTCACCCAGTCCGGCGGCTTTGGCGTCGACGCCTTTCTTGCGTGCGCCACGGGTTTCGCCGCGCTCCGGGTCGTAGGTGATGATCAGTGTGTCCGGGTCGAACATCACGCTCTGGAAGCGGGCGTAGGGACACATGTGCTTGCAGACCTGCTCGCGCATGAAACCAGCCATCAGGTAGGTGAAGCCGCCGTAGAAAAAGATCCAGAAAGTCTCCCATGGCCCGAGATTCCAGGTCATGAACGATTCGGTCAGTTCCTTGACCGGCGTGAAGTAGCCCACCAGGGTGAAGCCGGTGATCAATGAAAAGAGTAGCCACAACCCGTGCTTGGTGATGCGCAGACGTAGTTTGCGGGCATCCATCGGGGCTTTGTCGAGCTTCAGGCGGGCATTGCGGTCGCCTTCAACCCAGTTTTCGATCCACATGAAAATCTGGGTATAGACCGTCTGCGGACAGGCGTAGCCACAAAACAGGCGTCCGGCAATGGCGGTGACCAGGAACAGGGCATAAGCCGAGACAATGAGCAAGGCAGCCAGGTAAATCACATCCTGCGGCCAGAAAACCATGCCGAAGATGTAGAACTTGCGTTCAACCATGTGCAGCAGGAGGGCCTGGCGGCCATTCCATTCAAGCCACAGGCCGCCGTAGAAGAGAATCTGGGTGAACAGGACAAGGGCGATCCGCCAGTTGTCGAAATAGCCTCGGACTCCCTTGGCCTGGATTTTTTTGCGTTTTTCGTAGAACGAGACTTTTACAGGCGTCTCGGGGGTGGGGCTGACTGGGGGCTGGCTCATTGATCCTCTGTTCGTCAAAAGCAAAAAGTCGGAAACCGGGTGTCTGGCATGAATCAGTCGGGCTGCATAAGCAGGCCTGCGGGGCTTACTATAAATCGAATGCCGCCCGGCTGTTTCAGATTTTCCAGTACCGGCTTTTCCGGCCGGAGAGCGGCCTGCCAAGCCGGTATTTTCCCGGTTTCCTGAGCATCATGTATCAAGATGCGTGCCTGAATTAGTTCGGATGAATTAGTCTTTTCTGATCAATGCCTTGTCGTATTTTGTCGGTGGTGGGCTTGGTGTTCTTCGGGGCTTTCTGTCAATATTGGCAAAATTCCTTGGCTTTGATGACAAAAATGGCATGGCAGCACATTTTCTCAGCGAACTGATTTCATTCCTCGATGGCTTGCCTGAGCCGCGCATCGTGATGAACGCCGATTACCGGATCATTGCGGCAAATGCAGCGTATATCCGCGAGTTTGGTGCCGGGAAAAGCATCACCGGACGCTGCTGTTACGAGGTTTCCCATCACTTTGATGTGCCCTGCGATCAGGCCGGTGAGTCGTGTCCGCTGAAGCTGAGTCTGGAGGCCGGCGCACCGCAGCGTGTCCTGCATCTGCATCACACCCCGCGCGGCGAGGAGCATGTCGATGTCCAGACCACGCCGATTCGGGATGGTGCCGGGCAGATCGCCTATTTCGTCGAAACCATGCGTGTCGTTCGCCAGGCCAGCAGCCGGCCGGCAGCACAAGGTCTGGTCGGGCGTTCGCCGGCGTTCATCGGGATGCTTGAGAAAGTCCTGCGTGTTGCCAATTCGAATGCCGCCGTCCTCCTGCTTGGGGAAACCGGCACCGGCAAGGAACTGGTCGCCCACGCCATTCACGAGGCCAGTGCTCGCGAAGATGGGCCGTTTGTTGCGGTCGACTGTGCCGGCATGACGGAAACGCTTTTTGAAAGCGAGTTGTTTGGCTACGAAAAAGGCGCGTTTACTGGCGCGACCCATCGTAAGCAAGGGCTGGTTGAGGCCGCCAGCGGCGGCACGCTGTTTCTCGATGAAATCGGTGAGTTGCCGCTCGCCTTGCAGGTCAAGTTGTTGCGTCTGCTGGAGACCGGGACCTATCGTCGGGTCGGCGGGCTGGATTGGCTGCCGGTCGATTTCCGGTTGATTGCGGCGACGCACCGTGATTTGCGGGCGATGGTGCAGGCTGAAAGTTTTCGCCGCGATCTTTATTTCCGGATCAATACCTTCCCGATCCGGACACCGGCGCTGCACGAACGGGCCAGCGACATTCCGCTGCTTGCTGCATCGCTGCTTGAGCGGGTCGACCGCAAGACCGGCCGGCACTTCTCGCCAGCGGCATTGGATTGGTTGAGTACCCGACGCTACGCCGGGAATATTCGTGAGTTACGCAACCTGATCGAGCGCGCCACGTTGATGGCTGACGGTGACACGGTCGACCTGCCGCATTTGTCCGAAATGGATGATGATGTGCCGGCGGTTTTGCCAGCCAGTGGCGATGTCTTCCAGTTGGAACAGGTCGTTGCGCTGGCCGATCTTGAACGGCGCTACCTGGCGTGGGCCAAGGCCCGGCCTGGTTTTGAGCTGCCCACGCTGGCCGAACAGCTGGGGGTTAGCCAGCGGACGCTTTACCGGAAGCTGCAGGGAGCGGCGGGGCAGGCAAGTCAAAGAGGCGCGTCATGAATCTTGGCGATCTTGAGGTTTTTGTTCGCGCGGCAGATAGCGGCAGTCTTTCGGCCGCAGCGCGCTTCCTCGATCTTTCTCCCGCCGTGGCCAGCGCTGCGTTGAAGCGTCTGGAAGCGTCGGTCGGCGTCGTGCTGTTGTTGCGCTCGACACGCAGCCTGCGTCTGAGCAACGAGGGTGAACGCTTTCTGCCCGCCGCTCGTTTGGCACTGAATGAACTGCGCAACGCCCGGGATCAGTTGTCCGGTGCCCGGCAAGTGATTCGCGACAGCCTGCAAATTTCGCTGCCTTCCGATCTGGGGCGCAATCTGATGCTGGCCTGGCTGGACGAGTTCGTGTTGCACTATCCCGAAGTCAGTTTGCGGCTCAATTTTTCCGACCGGTTGGCGGATATCTATCGCCAGCCGGTTGATTTGGCGATTCGCTATGGTATCCCGGTCGACTCTGCGCTGGTAGCCGTTCCCTTGCTGCACGACAATCGGCGTGTCCTTTGCGCAGCCCCGGCCTATGTCGCCGCGCATGGCGACTTGTCGTCCCCGCTCGACTTGCCTGCGCACAACTGCCTGCGCTTCCGGCTGGCCGATGAGCTGCACGAACATTGGTCATTCAGTCGTGGGGATGAAAAAATCAATGTGGCGGTCAGCGGCAACCGGCTGGCCGACGATGGCGACGTCGTTCGTCGCTGGGCTTTATCCGGTCAAGGAATTGCCTACAAGTCGCGCCTTGACGTGGCGCCGGACCTCGCCGCCGGCCGCCTGGTCGAGCTTTGCCCGGCATGGCAGGGCGAATTGGCGCCACTGTCGCTGGTCTGCGCCGACCGCCGCCAGCTTTCGCCAACCGTGGTTTTGCTGCGCGAGCATTTGCGACATTGCTGCCAGTCGGTTTGAGGCAGTGCTGCGGCCCGCTCAGTTCGCTGGCTCGCCTGGCGAGCCTTCATTCATGCCGGTCTGCGCAAACCATTGTTCGAGAAATTCAACGCAGACCTTGACCTTGGCCGAGACCGAGAGTCGCGATGGATAGACCGCCCAGACGTCGGCCTGCTGGAAATAGCGGGGCAAGACCGGCAGCAGTAGGCCGGCTTCGATTTCACGGCGGATATCCCAAGTCGACCGCAGGATGATGCCGTGCCCATCGATTGCCCACTGGCGGACAATTTCGCCATTGTTGGCAGACAGCGGGCCGCTCACCTTGATGGCAACCGGACCGTCCGGCCCCTCCAGTTCCCAGCGCCCGAAATCCTGGTCGCGTTCGCGGATCGGAATGCAGCGGTGGGTTTTCAGGTCATCCAGCGATTGCGGCGTGCCGAAGTGTCCGAGATAGGCCGGTGAGGCGCACAGTACCCGCTGGTTTCGGGCAATCCGGCGTTTGATGACATTGCCTTCGCGGACCTGGCCGATCCGGATGTCGAGCTGAAAACCTTCATCGACCAGGTCGACCGGGCGATCAAAGAGCTCAAGCTGGATTTCTAATTGCGGGAATTGCCTGGCCAGTTGCGAAAGTGCCGGCGCCAGGCGACTACGTCCGAAACCGGTGCTGCTGCAAATTCGCAGCAGCCCGCTCGGTGCGGCCTTCTCGCGCGAAATGGCCTCGCCCATCAGGTCGACATCTTCCTGGATGCGCTGGGCCCATTGATGAACGATTTCACCCTGCGCGGTCAGTGAAACATTGCGCGTCGTGCGGTGGAACAGCCGCTCCTGGACCGCAGCTTCAAGCAGGGCGATGCGCTTGCTGATGACGGCCTTGGAAACGCCCAGTTCGCGGGCTGTTTCGGCGAAGCTGCGGTTACGAGCAACCACACAGAGCAGGCGGAGATCGTCGAGTTGAGGTTTTGTGTTCACGAATCGTATCCACAGAATTCACATTGGTGCTAATTGTAAATATTTTCGTGGCCTATAAGCTGGCTGGCACACAGTTTTGCTTAGGGCGAAGGAAATCGACATGCAGCACAAAATCGCGGTGATCGCCGGTGACGGTATCGGTCAGGAAGTCATGCCCGAAGGGCTGCGCGTCCTCCAGGGGGCGGCCCGAAAGTTCGCAATCGATCTGGAGTTCACGACGTTCGAATGGGCCAACTGCGACTATTACCTGCAGCACGGCAAGATGATGCCGGACGACTGGTTCGAGCAGTTGAAAGGCTTCGATGCCATTTATTTCGGCGCAGTCGGCTGGCCGGCTACCGTGCCTGATCATATTTCACTGTGGGGCTCGCTGATCAAGTTCCGGCGCGACTTCGACCAGTACGTCAATCTGCGTCCGGTGCGCCTGATGCCGGGAGTGCCTTGTCCGTTGGCCAACAAGAAGGTGGGTGACATCGATTTCTTCGTCGTTCGGGAGAATACCGAAGGCGAGTATTCCTCGGTCGGCGGCCGTCTGTTTGAAGGGACGGAGCGCGAGACTGTTTTGCAGGAGTCGATTTTCACCCGTAAGGGTGTCGACCGCATCCTTCGCTTCGCCTTTGATCTGGCGCAGTCGCGCCCCAAGAAACACCTGACCTCGGCGACCAAGTCGAACGGCATCGCCATCAGCATGCCCTACTGGGATGAGCGGGTCGAAACGATGGCCAAGGACTATGCCGATGTGCGTTGGGATAAATATCACATCGATATCCTGACGGCCCGCTTCGTGCTGAGTCCCGAGCGCTTCGATGTCGTTGTCGCCTCGAACCTGTTCGGCGACATCCTGTCCGATCTGGGGCCGGCTTGTACCGGGACCATCGGTATTGCACCGTCGGCCAACCTTAATCCGGAGCGGACTTTTCCGTCGCTGTTCGAACCGGTGCACGGTTCGGCGCCGGATATCTCCGGGCAGGGAATTGCCAATCCGATCGCCATGATCTGGTCCGGTGCGCTGATGCTCGATTTTCTCGGTAACGGCGATGTTCGCTACAAGGCCGCTCACGATGCGATGGTCAAGGCGATCGAAACTGTCCTGGTCGACGGCCCACGAACCCCGGATATGGGTGGCACGGCGAGTACCGCCGAAGCGGGGCAGGCAATTGCCCGGGCGCTGGAATCTCTTGTCCCCTGATCAACCTGTTTCTTCCGGAAAGTCCGACCATGCACCTGCTGGCGATTCCTGACCTTCTTGCCATGCTTGCCCTGGGGGCCGCGCTGGGGTTTTTTGGCGGCCTGTTCGGCATTGGTGGCGGGATCATTGCCATCCCGTTTCTCGGCTTGGCGCTGGGAATGACGCAGGCACTGGCCCAAGGAACATCGCTGGCGATGATGGTGCCCATCCTGCTCGTTGGCTGGTGGCGCTATACGCGCCGCCACCCGATTCCCTGGCGAATCGCCATCCAAATCGGCATCCTGGCCTCGCTGGCGACCTGGCTGGTTGCTTATGTAGCCACCAGCCTCAATTCCGAAGTTTTGCGCAGTGTGTTTGCCGTTTTTCTGATCGTTCTGGCGCTGCGCATGCTGGCCAAACGAAAAGCCCCGGTTGGAGAGCAAGGCCGGGCTCGTCTTGATTCTCGCTGGATGCCGCTGGTCGGTTTGCTCGGCGGCGCCTGCATGGGCTTGCTCGGGGTTGGCGGCGGCTTGGTCGCGACGCCTTTTTTCACCGGCGTTTTCGGACAACGACAAACCGTGGCACAAAGCCTTTCGCTGGCGCTGGTGACGCCGTGTTCGATGGTCGCCCTGATGACTTACAGCAGCGCGCAGCAGGTTGATTGGTCGGTGGGCCTACCGCTGGCCGTCGGTGGCTTATTGACCGTTTCAACCGGTGTCGCGATGGCGCATCGCCTGCCGGAGCGCACCATGAAGCTGGCCTTTGCGTGGATGATTCTCGTCACGGCACTTTGGCTTTTGCTCAAACCCGTACTTCTCGGCTAATTTTTGCAAACAATGCGGGGTGGTCGGGCGTTGAGCTGAAGGGGCTGAAAGCACAAAGGCCAGTAAAAACTGGCCTTTGCTGGGTAATTCGTTGGTGGACCGAATGAGGATCGAACTCACGACCTCCGCATTGCGAACGCGGCGCTCTCCCTGCTGAGCTATCGGCCCGGCGTCAGGAAATTCTATCTCAGACTGCGTGGCCGATCAAAGTGGCGTTCAGTCTTTTCCTGCCCCGGCAACGGCCCGGCGCAGGCGGTCGCTGACTGCAGCCCAATCCGGGCTTGCCGGCAGGGCTTCGACGGCGATCAGGCTGACGTTGGCGTGGTCCATGTCGCGCAGGGCGGCGTAGAGGTCGTGGGCGTAGCCGACCGGGTCGGCGGGCAGCATGCGCCACGGGTGCGGCATGCCGGCCTGCGGCGGCTGGCTGTGGCTGATCACGCCACAGGTGTCGCCTTTGTGGCGCTGGGCGTTGAGGAAGTCGAGCAGGCGCTCGCCGGCGACCAGTCGCATCGGCGTTTGCGGTGCGTAGTGGGCGGCCAGGGAGCCGGAGACGCGTGGCGCTCCGCTTGCTGTTTCGATGTTCGGGCAGCGCCCGAGTACGGCTTGCAAGTGTTCCGGAGAAATGTGGCCGGGACGCAGGACAACGGGCTCACCGCGCGAGCAGTCGACAATGGTTGATTCGATGCCAACTTTGCAAGGTCCACCGTCCAGAAT
It encodes:
- a CDS encoding L-threonylcarbamoyladenylate synthase, giving the protein MTPSDADFERAVALLQGGELVGLPTETVYGLGADAANPAAVAKIFAAKGRPADHPLIVHLAGHDAVDHWAEQVPAVAWELMETFWPGPLTLILKKQAWVPDAVTGGQDTVGLRVPGHPVALELLRRFAAVAGLHAGIAAPSANRFGRISPTSAAHVAEELGDRIPLILDGGPCKVGIESTIVDCSRGEPVVLRPGHISPEHLQAVLGRCPNIETASGAPRVSGSLAAHYAPQTPMRLVAGERLLDFLNAQRHKGDTCGVISHSQPPQAGMPHPWRMLPADPVGYAHDLYAALRDMDHANVSLIAVEALPASPDWAAVSDRLRRAVAGAGKD